DNA from Sorex araneus isolate mSorAra2 chromosome 6, mSorAra2.pri, whole genome shotgun sequence:
aggttgagggcatgacttccggcgaCCGGCGACAGGGGCGGGCTGGAAGCTGGGGTGGCGCCTCCCCATTCCagtgctggcagaaatacctctgggcttaataccagaatcccaaaactgggcagccGCTTTctcgaccatgcaacatcataggCTCTtcgttatcaacaatagaaaacattgtTTTCTATTGATctaatgatctaatgatgccattctgacaggtctgactgttgggagggaaaactccaaataatgatagtgagtttcctgtcgaaaattgaatgtaatcaaagtaaggagagagtaaagtgaaaatcatctgccacacaggcggggaggTGGAGAGTGGGAGAAGGGgtctgctggggttcttggtggtggaacatgtgcactggtgaagggatgggtgcttgagcatagtatgactgagacttgatcctgaaaactctgtaactgttctcacagtgattcaatttaaaaaataaataaaaagcaaaaaataaaaaataaaaataaaataaataaatgaaataaaattaaaagttctgagtgcagacccttgCTTGGGTCTGTTGTGCTTTGCACTTACCCAACAGAGTGTGTCTTGCTCTCTCGGTTCCACAAGGAGCTGGCTGCTGGGACCATGGGCACCGTCCCTGCTGTGATCTGAGACAGCTAAGGCTTCCCAGTGGATCAGGTCActgaatggggggtgggggggtggggggtgacatgAAAACCTTAAAAATGTCTGCATGATCTTTCATCAGTAAATGTATGCCTGTTGCATGTGCCTAggcacatatacatagatacccAGGATCAGGGCTGTATGAAAATTTCTCAAGTAAAGAGGGGTGGCAAGTTGCAAGACATTTAAGATGGCCTGATCTAAATGCTTTGTATTTATTCGTGCCTTGCTTGCTCAAGGAGCCCAGAGAGGTGGGAATGACACTCTTCACCTACAGAGAGGACTTGCGGCCCAGAGAAGtagactgttttccaaagggtaCACAGCTAGTAAACAGAAGGTCCGCATTTGGACCGGCttctcctcccggctctgtgccagGAGCCTGGGCTTTGCAGGATCTCGAGGAGGTGTGGCTTGGGGCTTGCCAGTAACTCAACCCTCCGCAGACGTGTGGAATTCCAGGCACAGACACACCCAACCTGGATGATTTATTGTTACAAGTTtcacttgggaaaaaaatgatttctgcCACGGGAATTATTCACTGGGGATTAGGTTTTCTCGTGATTGTTTTAAAGCTGCTGTTTGGGAATACCATTTATTTAACATAGAATTCACCTGTTTGCAGTTAGCAGCCGTAAATTTTGTAAATGTGACTCAATTCGTGCTGCCACGTCAGTTCTAAACGCAGCCCAGacgcgcgcgcacgtgtgtgtgtgtgtgtgtgtgtgtgtgtgtgtgtgtgtgttaccaaGGGATGTCCCAGCACCCATCAGTGGACATTCTGCCTCCATGCCTTTGCCTTTGCAGGACATGTCATGTAAATGTAATTGTGCATGCACCCCTGTGccctttgtttctcttttgggCTTGGCACACGGGTTCAGAGGGTCCTGCGGGTTGTCGCATGAACTTAGCTCTCGGTAGGGTCAGATGACTCTCGTGTGTGCCTCTACCCCCTTTGGTTCATTCTCGCACCAGCGGAGGGAGCAGCGTGGGCGGGTGGCGCTCCCGCGCCTCTGCAGCGGGGCGGGCCAGAGAGTGGCTGGGAGCCGCAAGGATGAGCGCCGAGGGtcaccctctctccttttctctcccggGTGCTGTTCCGCAGAGCCGGGCAGCGGGCAGGTGTTCGTGACTTCGGAGAACCAGCTGGTGTACTACCCCAGCATCACGTACGCCATCATCGGCAGCTCCGTCATCTTCGTGCTGGTAGTGGCGCTGCTGGCGCTGGTCCTGCACCACCAGCGGAAGCGGAACAACCTCATGACGCTGCCCGTGCACCGGCTGCAGCACCCGGTGCTGCTCTCGCGCCTGGTGGTCCTGGACCACCCCCACCACTGCAACGTCACCTACAACGTCAACAACGGCATCCAGTACGTGGCCAGCCAGGCCGAGCAGAACGCTTCGGAGGTGGGCTCCCCGCCCTCCTACTCAGAGGCCCTGCTGGACCAAAGGTGCGTgagactggggggaggggtgcggggggagggtggggggtgggggaacgcgTCCCAATTCAGGgagagcttttaatttttttattttactttttttctttttattggtcactgtgagatacagtgacaaagcttttgtgatctgATTTCAGTTCTAGtctccacacccatccctccaccacggtacatttccatcaccaatgtccccagtgacCTCCAgcttgccccaccccccaccttctctctgtatggcaagtactttctcttctctctcctctctctccctctcctctctctctctctcctctctctcttctctctctctctctctctttcccccctccctcccgccctcctccatttggccattatggtttgcagtgcagatactgagagaccatgatgtttggtcctttacccactttcagacACATCTTCCAGAGTGgtcccctccaaccatcattgtcatagtggtcctttctcctGTCAGGGAGGGTTTTCAAAGCCTGCACTCGGCTCCCAGCAGCTGCCTGGCATCCACTGAGTCATCCAAAAAGCGTCAGTTGTAGCACCTTttcaggggagagggcagagccccccccaaccagtgctcagggagccccccAGGGCCAATCCTAGTCATACTCTGCTCAGCCAACTAGGACAGGTGAGTGCACAGGCCCATTGTGATACTGCTAGGTGTAGTTGTAGGCATAGAACTGGGGTCCCTGCCATAAGGACAGTCACCCCTAACTCCTGCGCTGTCTCCCCATCACCTCATAGCAGTTCACCTACCCACTAAGGGGGGGGTCTATGTGTGCCTCAGTTTTAGAGCTGAGGAAACCTGGGTGCCAGGATTTCAGCAGATTCGCAGATACTGTTGTTCAAATGTGTCTCGTTTATTTTAACATTGAGGAAAAAGTCACAGTGATGCTGAACTGACTTAACTCCAAGACCTCCTTGTCATTCCATGGAAAGTCACAGTTTCCAGGAACCTGTGGTGTTGTTAGGAGAGGACTTTGTCCTTTGTCCAAGGACCCACCATTAGGATCCTCACTGAGACCCCTGCTCCTCCCTGGTCATTCCACCAAGGCACACAGTCAGACCACTGGGCTCTCGGGCCTCCCCTGCTAACAGCGCTAGGTTTGCTTACTATTTGTCCCCAGttgatggatgagtggatgggtgaTGAATGAATTGATGAATGAATGGATCGATGATGGATaggggatggatggatgatggatggatgaagagTGAgtagatggatgaatgaatgaaagaatgatgGAACAAATAACTCCcttgactttataaaataaattgttagtGAAATAGAGTAGTCTCAAGCTCTGGTAAGCAGGAGAGCCCTCGTTACAAGTGGAGTGGTACAAAACGCTCCAGTGTATAAAGTCAAGAAGCAGAGTTCTGTGGTTGGAGCAAGTAGTGAGCCCAAATCCTCCCCCGCCTCCTCTGGGGATGCCGAGAACCCACGCTGGCTGTCCCTGGATAGGTGCCCTCTGAGGGCCCTTGGGGTTGCAAGATCCTCATGCCCTACCCCTTGGGAATCCTGCTTTGCAGCCCACTTCCTGTGACCCTGGAGCGCCGTGTGGCAGAGGGTAAGGGGAGGGTGGCATTTTGCAGGGGAGCCTGGGGTCCTCTGAGAACCTCCCCACTGGCAGCTCTGACAATGTTtaatctttcttttccctcctagCGGGGAACTTCCAGGGCAGTGCCCCGGCTCTCTCACAGAGATGTTAGTTAGGAGTGGGTGCAGGACCCTCACGCACTGCTCTTGGCTTTCTTTGGGGCATTCGGTGTAGAGTTAAACTGCTGAGTCTGCAGGACTGGGGGGACATAGTGTGGGGGCTAAgggacatgccttgcacacattctGGTCCCAGTTTTATCCTCCTAGTGCCATCCAATATTTTCTCATGATTTGTGATCCTTTGCAAATCACAGACCTATCCCCTTGCCTCAGTATCCACCCTAGTGCCCACGGGGGATGCTTGGAGGCATGACACCTGACTCCGCCTTCGGAGGAAAACCAAGAAATGAAATGTCTTCTCTGTGATTTCTGTGACCAGTGAGCTTTCCGGAAGAAACCCCCAAATTCTGTGAAATGTCAGAGGCTCCATCAAAACCCCTGCCCGGTCTCTTGGCCCCTGTGGCTTCTGACTGATGCATGGCACCCCCCACACTGCACTCACCCAGAGGCTTCGTCACCCTCGGTCAGCCCCAGCCAGCCCAGGCACAGCGCCCGGGTTGTGACATGGCAGGTCGCTGTTTTTGCAACTCCCAAGCTTGGCTTGATTTGGACTTGGAGGGAAAGCCTCCATCTGAGTATCCTTCTGCAGTTGGCTCTAACAGactctcttccccctctttccCGAACCCTCCTGCCTTTTTTTCTCCGCAGACCTGCATGGTAtgacctccctccacccccctacTCTTCCGACACCGAGTCCCTGAACCAAGCGGACCTGCCCCCTTACCGCTCCCGGTCGGGGAGTGCCGACAGCGCCAGCTCCCAGGCTGCCAGCAGCCTCCTGAGTGTGGAAGACCCAGGTCACAGCCCCGGGCAGCCCAGCCCCGCCGAGGACGCCACTGAACCCAGGGACTCAGTGCTCAGCGCGGGCCCGGAAGAAGAAGTATAACACCCCGCAACACCAGCGTCCACACGGGTTCATCTGCTCTGACTCGGTACCTTGCTGACCACCTGCGCTCATGGGAAGCTCACTCTTCCAGGTGCTCAAGGAGCgatgaggggcagggaggggcgcatctctccattcccctcctccctcagattTTAGGGTCGTTCTGTAGAGAGCGACccggcatttttttttctgacctctCAGTTGATAACCTCTTGGAGGCGACAGGAACCCCCAGGACCACAGCTTGACTTGACACATTCTTCAGTTGCCCGTGGGACCCGGCGTCAGAAACAGCACACGAATTTGCAGGTCGCGGGATAAAGAGACTCTCAGTCCCCCTTGAGCAAACAGTGTTCCTGCACCGAGTGGCTGCTTCTTTGGGGACTGGTTCTTCAGAGCTCCGTGATAGGGGCTGTGGATAGAGGTTCCCACCCGGAGGCATCACGGTTGGCCCGAGGACGGGGACCTGCTGCCAACGCCACGTCACACGGGTCTCACCAGTGCTTTCAGTTTGGCCAAAGAAAACTTCTGCCTTGAGTTTTTGCCCCTTTGGTAACTAGCAGTGTCATTGCGATCCCCGCAGCCAACAAAACTCTTGGAGAGACTCAGACCTTAGAAACGAGCCCGCCCATCCTCTTTGGGAGAGCGTTCTCTGGCAGCGTCACCCCCGAAGAGACAGGAACCCCAGACCGTGACAAGAAATGAGTCCTCAACTTGTTCAATACAGGCTGCTCAAAGCCATTGAGCTTTGTTCTCTGGTTCTACAATCCCTTCCCTTGGGGACTAGATTGCCCCCGCTTCTGGGAGTGGTAGGGAAAAATAGGAGCCCTGTTGAGTTGGCTTCGCCCTTGGTCTCTATGCCCGAGTTTGCCTCACCCAGCTGGCAGAATCCCCAGGGTCTCCCCTGTGTTCCCTCCACAGCCGAAAGTCTCTGATAGTCTGTGCCTTGGGACTCAAGGACACTGGTTTCTAACCCACATGGGACCTGGATTCAGTACCTCTCCGCCAGGGCTTCCTCATTCTTGGCTGCCCACACATTCTTGCCCAAAGCCCCCCGGCCCAGTTTAGGGTTTGGATGCAGTGAGGAGGTACTGAATATCAGGTCCCTCCTCAAGGCCCATGAGTTTCTCTGAGCAGTGTGGACTGTCGACATTCGGAGTCCAGATTCGCCTTGTGGACTCCATGCCCTTCTCCCTAAACCTTTAAGAAATGCATTTGAAACAGTGTgggtttccctccccccttctagTTAAGGgattatttatatgtgtatagaaaagctttttttttttctcaacttttAGTGATATccaaagaaagatggaagaggaAGATTCCACCCTGGTCGCACGTCATGCCAATGACAGGGCATCCATCTGGCTGGCCTGTGTGCTGGGCACGCGTGCATGGTTGCACTTTGAGTTATTATTTATCGAATTCTTGGAGGGTGAGGGAGGATGCCCTCTCCCAGGGTCTCCCAGTCTGTGTGTGTTGGCCCTCCTCGGTCCCTCCTGCTCTCACCACGGGGCCCGCCCCCTCCGGAAATAATGGGGGAACAGGGGATATCAGCCACCAGCTGATGGGGAGCAGTGGCAAAAACAGGTACCGCCCCTCTCTGCAGCTTTTGCCCATTCAAAGGCTTCTTCAAAAACACGAAGAGAAAGCTCAGTAACCTCTTTGATGCTGATTCAAATAGAGCCTGCAGGAGGGGGGAATGAAGTGGATTCAATGATCCTGTTCTGTagactttatctttctttctctgtgtcaaACACAAAGGGAGTTGCAGGAAAGCTaggcacttgatttttttttttttgaagtcagGGAAACTCTTTGCTCTCATCTTTCCCTCTTAAAAACCATGCATGAGTTATTGGCAGAATAACCAACTAAAGAATAGCCACCAAAGTGTGGGAGGGACTCTGGCTAACAATTTCATCTCCTGTGAGTCAGAATGACTATTTCTCCCTCCCGTGGGCCCCCTTTCTGGTGCTCCTAAAGTTGTTGAGAGGTAGGGATTCTAGTGTTAATTAATTGGGTTGGCATTAATctcattgcttttctccttccaaGCCTCTTAGGAAAAACAAATGGTTTGGGCAGATAAGGGAAGCTTGTGactgttgttgttttaaaagcaaacacaagaacatgttttttaaaacaaacacaggaaaatttttattatcgatttgattttttttaatgactgatttttaaaagagataaGGAGAACACCAAAGCAGCAGGGTTTCTCTTGGGTTTTTCCTCTTCTACTCGAGATAGCAAAtatgtgtccaggaatattttttaaactccTTCCAACCAGAATATTTTTTGATACCTTGCCTAAATCTATGCCCATCCCAGCTTCATCTCTGCTCTCTCTTCACAAATGAAATCTGTAAGTCTTTGGTATTGTCATGAAAATAGCTTCACTGTGACCCCATAGCTCATCAACCCCCTTCAACTCCCTCTTCTTTGAAattaacaggttttttttttaaaaaaaaaatgtacaacttTGTGGTTACTACATTTTGTGTTGTATTTGAAGCTGATGTAAACTGGAAAGGCAGTGTGTGGTTGCATTTTGATTTTAGTTAGGttctgttttgtcattttttttatactttcaaATAAACTTGCAGTTCCATTCTTTCTATGGGGGTGCATGGTTCTTAAACACACTTGCTTCTCTGTGGTGAGACAAAGggtgggaatcacttctggcgtgGCCCCAGCAAAGAAGTTGTGCCCATAACAAggaggcaaaaataaaaagagtatctTGGTGTGACCTCAGAATCCAGACAGGTGGATCAAAGGTGTGCTTGGGGTATGGAAGTGACCTCACGGAAAGCAGGGTTCTGGCTTCTACGATTCCATTCAGAAGATCAGTGTGAGTGGTTGGTTGATTAGTAGAGCTGCTGGAAAGAGAAGtgtgagctggggctggagccatagtgcagcaggtaggaagctagccttgcacacagcagaccctcactccatcccccgcaccccatatggtcccccaagcttgccaggagtggtctccgAGTGTaaggccaggactaagccctgagcacttcccatcAATCCATATATCCAATAGAAAGCTTGAGTTCTCTTTCTTAAGAGGAggcaaactggggctggagcaatagcacagcaggtaggacatttgccttgcacatggccaatccaggttcgatccccagcatcccatatggtccctgagcagtgccaggagtaatccctgagcatcgctgggtgtgacccaaaaagcaagaaaaaactgGTGAGAGCTAACATTCTAGTCACATACTCGGACTTACTGCGTGCTGGTCATAGTTTCAAACCACAAATGGTTCTGATTAGCCCCACCGTTGATGAGAGCCTCTCTCTGCTCTTGAACATCTTGATCGAGAATTACAGGTTGACTAAAATCACACCAAGAGTTTCACGAATAGTTAGGAGGCCCCAGGACATTATCACTACCCCAGACATGAACAGAAGTTACCCTGACCTTGGCCCAAGTTGAAAACTACAAAGATCTTTAAAGCCAGAACCCACAGAACCAAGGTTTAGATCACATACTGGTCCCACGTTTCCCAAGGGAAGCTCAGCTCTCATATTGTGTTCAAGTAAATGCTGCAAGAGCTCCAGAGCTGAGCTTCTCCAGCTATGAGTTGCAATCCCAGAAGTGATCATTTAACTGTGTAGGGGCTGCTAAAGCATCAGCAATATCAGTGTTTTCTAAACACTCAGCAAACTAAAACTAATTCAGTATCAACCACTCAGTGAAACGGAGATGCTTCCGGCAGCACTGGCCCGTGTTGCAATTCTCAGGCAAAAAAGGATCACAAGTGTGGAAGGGTCACATGGTTTAAGAAAGATCACAAAAAGGGTCACAATGTTTAAGAAGCTCGGGGCTGGAGTAGACATTTCCAAGCAGTCTGCCTCAAAGGCTTGTCAAGATATGACTTCTTTCTGATCTCAGGGTACCATGTTTTTGTGACTGTCTGATGAAGATTTCTGAGTGGCTTGATGTTTTGTGGGTGTCTGATGATGAGATTGAGAAGCCCTGATCTAGAGCAGAGATCAGCAGACATGGAAAGTACCAGGTAATTTTTTTGACTGCAGCCGAATGGTCTCTGTATACATAACTAGTCCTGGAGAATACCGAGATGGATGGATATGGCTGAGTTTCAGTGAAACTATTTACTAAAGTAAGATGAAATTTTTTGGACTTGACCCATGGACTGTGGCTTGCCAAcccttatgaaaaaaaaaatcattcctaatTGGGTCATGGATTTAAAACCCAGgcataaggggaaaaaaaagagttctttaaTGGCTGAGAATAGTAGAACCCTTGAAATAGCACCAGCCACtaaaaattaaagttagaaaTGCTTATAAAGCAGACAACTCAAAGActtgtgaaattaattttaattgaccCTATTAACTCCTTCCCAGTGACTAGAATATGTAGGATATGGAATAAGTGCCTGCCCTCTGCAGTTCTAAACAGCTGGATTGAGTACAGAGTTCCTAGTCAAAAGCCTACGTCTGCTGGGGCTCCTCTAGGGTGATAATTGGCACATCCTTCTTTTAGAGGAAAATCCATGGGAATGAGTAATCTGAGAGATCATGTCCATTTTCTTCTGTTAGCTTGCCACCCTTAGAGAAAAAAGTGGATATAATGAATAAAGCCTGAGAAAGATGCATTAGAAGGCCTTGGTGGAAATGTGTGTAAGAGGGGGGAAAAACAGATTCAGGGAAACCAGGAGAAATGTTGAGAAAATACCAGCTTCTTAAATTCCTATCACTGAGTCCTTGGGAACCTCAAGGAGGGGAGTGCAAGAGAGCTCAGAGGACTGCTGGGCAcagaccaaaattaaaaatagaaaaaaattgtggtCTAAAGAATGTTTCTGGCTGATGTAACAAAATTCAAGGGTGTGAAGTGGTTGGTTTCAGGCAGGGCTGAACCTAGGTATTCACTGTCGCTCTTTGAAAATGTTTCTCACTTTTGAGGACGGGAGTCATGCTTTGCTCCTTGTTGACTCCATAGCTTTATGTTAACCCAAAAGAGGATCCCCGACAATTTAGATTTatcatttcagaagaaaaaaaatgctgactTCCCAGAGGTACGGACCCTTTAACAGAGCTTTGATTGGCTGTCTGATCATGTGACCATAGAGTGCTTGAGGACTCTGCCATTTGATTGACAGCTCCATCTGAGCTGTGAGAGAGGGGCAGTTCACATATGAATAAGTCTGCAAAGAAAGCCCCTATGCCTACTAACTTGTTGTACACCCTTGTTGAGGAATAAGACCCATAACTGACtagcacaattttattttattttaattaatttatttatttttaattcgtgaatcaccctgagggcacatttacagatttatacacttttgtgcttatgcttccctcatacaaagttcgggaacccagcccttcaccagtgcccattctccaccaccagtaaacccagcatccctcccaccctccccgatcccatctccccccacccccccctgccactgtggcagggcattcccttctgttctctctctctaattagctgttgtggtttgcaataaaggtgttgagtggccactgtgctcagtctctagcccttatTCAGCCCGCAACTTCCTtaccccgcatggccttcgactacattatagttggtgatcccttctctgagttgccctttccccagaatgtgaggccagcctccaagccatggagttaacctcctagtacttatttctacaatgcttgggtgttagtctcccactctgttattctatataccctagatgagtgcaatctttctatgtctgtctctctctttctgactcatttcactcagcatgaaacttttcatgcccatccacttaaatacaaaattcgtgacctccttttttctgacagctgcatagtattccattgtatagatgtaccaaagtttcctcagccagtcatccgttctagggcattcgggttttttccagattctggctattgtaaatagtgctgcgatgaacatacatgtgcagatgttgtttcgattatacttttttgcctctctgggatatattcccagcagtggtattgctgggtcaaatgggagctcaacctctaattttttgagagtcgtccatattgttttccagaagggctgaaccagtcggcattcccaccagcagtgtagaagggtccctttctccccgcatcctctccaacagcggttgcttttgttcttttggatgtgtggacTAGCACAATTTTAGTACTCGGGAAAAGACATAACACAAATGCAAATTTCAGGTGCCACAGCCAGGTCCGAAAAAGCAGAAGCAGGTGTTTCAGGGACAACTTGAGGACTCTAGCCTTTCCACAGGCCTAAAGGCAAGACCTGTGTCAGAACACAGCAGAAGGATGAGTTTGATTTGCTTCTCTGAGATAGTCCTTTAGGGTCCCAGGTTCTGGGTGGGGTCCCATCCTAAAGAAACTGAAATAGCTCATGGGATCCAAGTGTGACCAAACACAGTTAATATTACTGCAATATGTCTGTTATCCGACCAAAGGTCACTTAAGTCAGTAGTTCAGAGATGCAATCTCAGTTTCTACCTTTTGACCTACTTCCCAAGAGCAGTGACCTATCCATGACTAGAGAATCACAACTCGAGGAACTAGCAATAATAGAACTGTGCATGcgcctggcctgggtttgatccccagcactgcaaagccCCCTCACGACCCCAACACCAAGTAATGTCAGCTGCAGCCatggagccccctgagcaccatcggatgTAGCTGTGGAGACCCTCAGCACCATTGGGATGGCCCAGGAAACCCCGACCACTCAGAAACCCTAGCAGCATCACACTGAACTGTTGTCTTAGTCAGCCAAAAGTCACTGGTGGAGCCCTCAGATATCCTGAGCTCCAACCCCACCCTCCACATCACAACTTGAAACTTCTGGGACATCTAGTGACACAGGCACTGAAAAGGTGAATCCCCCTAAGATTTGGGACTCGAAGGCATG
Protein-coding regions in this window:
- the LDLRAD3 gene encoding low-density lipoprotein receptor class A domain-containing protein 3 isoform X2 yields the protein MWLLGPLCLLLSSAAESQLLPGNNFTNECNIPGNFMCSNGRCIPGAWQCDGLPDCFDKSDEKECPKAKSKCGPTFFPCASGIHCIIGRFRCNGFEDCPDGSDEENCTNPLLCSTARYHCKNGLCIDKSFICDGQNNCQDNSDEESCESSQEPGSGQVFVTSENQLVYYPSITYAIIGSSVIFVLVVALLALVLHHQRKRNNLMTLPVHRLQHPVLLSRLVVLDHPHHCNVTYNVNNGIQYVASQAEQNASEVGSPPSYSEALLDQRPAWYDLPPPPYSSDTESLNQADLPPYRSRSGSADSASSQAASSLLSVEDPGHSPGQPSPAEDATEPRDSVLSAGPEEEV
- the LDLRAD3 gene encoding low-density lipoprotein receptor class A domain-containing protein 3 isoform X1 yields the protein MWLLGPLCLLLSSAAESQLLPGNNFTNECNIPGNFMCSNGRCIPGAWQCDGLPDCFDKSDEKECPKAKSKCGPTFFPCASGIHCIIGRFRCNGFEDCPDGSDEENCTANPLLCSTARYHCKNGLCIDKSFICDGQNNCQDNSDEESCESSQEPGSGQVFVTSENQLVYYPSITYAIIGSSVIFVLVVALLALVLHHQRKRNNLMTLPVHRLQHPVLLSRLVVLDHPHHCNVTYNVNNGIQYVASQAEQNASEVGSPPSYSEALLDQRPAWYDLPPPPYSSDTESLNQADLPPYRSRSGSADSASSQAASSLLSVEDPGHSPGQPSPAEDATEPRDSVLSAGPEEEV